The nucleotide sequence CTATGTTTTTCTTGGCAAATCTATGTTTCTGTGGTATAATTATAGCATGAAACACTATAAGACACCACGAGAAACGTCGGAGATTCTCGGCATTTCTATAGACAGACTCCGACGCTTAGCAGAGAACGGCACCCTCTCTACTATTAGAACGCCAGGGGGACAAAGGCGTTAAACCGAAACAGATATTACGACCCTTGGATATTGCAGAGTCAGCGGAAAAGGACAAGCAGAAGCTCTCGCGTCCCAGGTCGCCTGTGTGCAAAAGCAGTACCCCGAAGCAGAGATTATCAGAGACTTTGGGAGCGGTATCAACTTCAAACGCAAAGGGCTTATCTCCTTATTGGAACGCGTCTTGCGAGGCGATAAACTCAGAGTTGTTGTTGCCCATCGGGATCGACTCGCCCGCTTCGGCAGCGAAGTCATACAGTTCTTGGTCGAGCAAAACGGTGGAGAAGTCGTGGTTCTCGACCAAAATATTTGTAGTCNNNNNNNNNNNNNNNNNNNNNNNNNNNNNNNNNNNNNNNNNNNNNNNNNNNNNNNNNNNNNNNNNNNNNNNNNNNNNNNNNNNNNNNNNNNNNNNNNNNNNNNNNNNNNNNNNNNNNNNNNNNNNNNNNNNNNNNNNNNNNNNNNNNNNNNNNNNNNNNNNNNNNNNNNNNNNNNNNNNNNNNNNNNNNNNNNNNNNNNNNNNNNNNNNNNNNNNNNNNNNNNNNNNNNNNACAATACTATCAAACTCAACTTGACACAGCACTAGAGCATCAGGACACACCGACAACCTTCAAAAAACTCGTGCCGATTGTTTTTGCTGGACTCCCGGAGTGGCATACCGAAACACCTCGACAGATAAAAGTCGGTGCGGTGATGGATGCCTGCCAAGCGGTAAAGACTGCGAAGATAAAATGTAAGGAAACCGGCGAGTTTCAAAAAGTTTCGTTTCGTTCAAGGAAACGCAAACAGACGCTTTACCTACGCGCAGATTCATTGAAAAAAGATGGATGCTATGTGCGGTTGTTAGGCGAAATGAAGATGGCAGAACNNNNNNNNNNNNNNNNNNNNNNNNNNNNNNNNNNNNNNNNNNNNNNNNNNNNNNNNNNNNNNNNNNNNNNNNNNNNNNNNNNNNNNNNNNNNNNNNNNNNNNNNNNNNNNNNNNNNNNNNNNNNNNNNNNNNNNNNNNNNNNNNNNNNNNNNNNNNNNNNNNNNNNNNNNNNNNNNNNNNNNNNNNNNNNNNNNNNNNNNNNNNNNNNNNNNNNNNNNNNNNNNNNNNNNNNNNNNNNNNNNNNNNNNNNNNNNNNNNNNNNNNNNNNNNNNNNNNNNNNNGGAAAGCTGCGAACAGAATAAAAGTCAAAATCCGTAACCTCATTGATGAACTTCATAAGAAGATAGCACACTTCCTTGTCACCAACTTTGACATCATTTTACTACCGACTTTCGAGACGAAACAGATGACGAAGCGAGGCGCGAGGAAGTTACGCGAAAAGTCCGTTCGGCAGATGCTGACGCTTTCCCACTATAGATTCAAGACGTTTCTGAAACACAAGGCTTTGGAATATGGTGTGCGGGTCATTGATGTCTGTGAGGCTTATACTTCGAGAACGGTGTCTTGGACGGGAGAAATCGTTGCGAACCTCGGCGGTTCAAAAGTCATTCAGTCATCGGAAGGACATCGAATGGATAGGGATTTGAACGGCGCCCGGGGGATATTCATGAAGACTGTCGCCCGTGCTTTGACGGTTCGTCCATACCTCGNNNNNNNNNNNNNNNNNNNNNNNNNNNNNNNNNNNNNNNNNNNNNNGCTTAGATACTGACGAGTATCGTAACAGGGGGTAGGATCCCTTTAAAAATCTATTCTTTTCAATGGAAAAATATAGAAAAGCATAGGTTTTTAAGAACAGCAATATATGGAAGAGAACACAACTCAGGAGGAAGCGCAACAAATTCCGCCTGTCGATTTTATGAGTTATCTTACCAATCTTGTAGAAACAGGACGGCTCTACTTAGAGGGGATCCCGAACCCCGAAACGAACGAGGTCGTTACAAACTTCCCGCTCGTGAAACATATTATTGATACGATTGAGATGCTTGAGGAAAAAACGAAGGGCAACCTCACTGCTCCAGAAGCCAACTTCTTGGCAAATACCCTCTATGAACTCAGAATGAACTACGTCCGTGCCATCAATAGACAAGAAACAATCACACAGCAAGCAGGAAAAACTGAAGAAACTGAGGAAGAGGTTTCCACAGATAACATTGAAAATCCATCTTAATTGAAGGCTCAGTAATCACTGAAACAAGCGATTCACTAGTAGTCTGTCACATCTAAACTGACAGGTGGGCTCGCCCGATTTTGTCGGGTTTCACTCCGTTCTACCCGACCTACNNNNNNNNNNNNNNNNNNNNNNNNNNNNNNNNNNNNNNNGGTTGAAGGGATTTTCCCTGTAGGGGCAGTCCCTTGTGGCTGCCCACATCCATCATTTTAGGAGTGACACAGCACTAGACCAACCTCAACACTGTCGATTTTTATGAAGTGTCTGCCGTAAATTAGATTAACTCCGTTAAACGCTTAAGGAGAACCATCTATGAAATTCTACCACGGCACAACGTTAAGCAGTGCAAGAGGAATCATTGAAAACGGCTTCCGTCCACGTGGCGGAGCTGTCTGGTTCACAAACCAGAAGGGTTATGCGAAAAACCGCGCAGAACATAAGGCACGACGGAAAAATGGTCGTCCAGTCGTAATCACAACCGAATTGGATGTCGAAAAATTTCGCACGCATCTCAGTCCGGGCAAAGTTCAAGTCCGAGGCGGCATTATAGCAGTTAACGAACATCTGTCTATTCAACTGCTACAATCTAACCTCTTTGAGTTGCTTGCCTGTCCGGTAGCACTCGCGCAATGGGTCAACCGTCAATTGGGGTTTTACTCCCACAACGGCGTGAGTCAAAACCATTGGGGAGTCGTGCGGTTGGCACACTGGATGAATAACCGAATGCAAGCCGGAACCGGAAATCGTATCGACCGGCAAGAATTCTTCACGAAAGGTAAACAATGGTTACCCGCGTTCTTTGAGAGGATTCCGTTTAGTCCCGAAGTACTACCCATTCAGCATCTTCAGAATGACACTATTGCAGTGAATGTGCTGTACCCAGATACGCAGGAAAAACCGGGTCAGCTGGTGAAAGTTGATACACACTACACCAAAGCAATATCCGACATTTCTGATCAGAATCCGAAACGCCGGATACGTGGACTTCAATTCCTTGAAAAAATCGGAACTGAGGACTTATTCGATTGGTGTGTATTGCATCTTGAAGACGAATCGGTGGATGTGGTATGCAACGCTTTGCGAATTATGCAACGCTGTGATGACGGCTACATTGCTCCTATTCTGACACATGCTGAATCTAAGGATAAACGCATTCGTGCAAGTGCACTCGCAGCACTGGCAAAGCACACTCCGGATGATGCCGAACGTTGGTTTGAACGTGGACTTAAAGATCCAGAGGCGTGCGTCCGTATGGAGGTCGCAAGACTTTTATCAATACTCGATAGAACCGAACACCGAGACCTCTTCGACATCGCACGGCACGATCCGAACCCCGCTGTCAAACGCAGTGCTAAAAAGCAACATTAGAATCAACATGAAAAGAAGGCAATGAATTATCAACGCAAGATCCTCTTTGCCATGGCATTGCTCATCGGCTTGCTCGGGACGGGGACGGTCGGCTATCTATTTCTCGAAAGGGATAATCCCGAAGGAGAATGGCAGTTTCTTGATGCAATCTACATGACTGTCATCACCCTAACAACCGTTGGTTATAGCAATATGGGAATGAGTGATGCTGGACGAATTTTCACCCTGTTTTTACTCATTGGTGGGTTCGGCGTGTTCACCTACAGTGTCACGGTCGCTACCGCCTTCCTGATTGAAGGACAACTTCAAAGTTTTTTCCGATTACAAAAAATGGTTCGAACTGTCGATAAACTATCAAATCACTATATTGTCTGTGGACTCGGTGATACCGGCGTACATGTACTTGATGAGATGCTAAAGGCAGAAGTAAATTTCGTTGGTATCGAATTCGAGGAAGAACGACTCATCCATCTCTCTGATACACGAAACTTTCTATACCTCCACGGCGACGCAACCGATGACGAATTACTGATACGGGCGGGGATCGAACGTGCCAAAGGGCTTGTTACCTGTCTCAGCCGCGACCAAGATAACGTGTTTGTTGTGATTTCCGCAAGAAAACTGAACCCACGTTTAAGGATAGCCTCTAAAGCCGTTGAAGACAATTCCCCCGGAAAACTCATTACTGCGGGAGCAGATGAGGTCGTCCTACCGGATCACATCGGCGGACTCCGACTCGCCTCCGGCATCCTCCAACCCCAACTCGTAGGGTTTTTGGAAAATATCACTCAAAATCAAGACGGTGCTCAGTTCACTGAATCCATTATTCGAGAAGGCTCCCCACTGGACGGGATATCCCTCAAAGCCGCCAGTATTAAAGAACAAACCGGCTTAGTTGTCGTCGCAATCCATGATAACGACGGGACGTTCCTTTATAACCCTCCTGAAGATATGAAAATTGCTGCTGGTGATGCCTTGTTAGTCATAGCCAATCAGAAACAACTACACACATTACACAAACTGACCGGAGATTCAAGTGAGAGAAAATAGGTCATTTTGTCCCGGATAAGAACGAATACCGAATCGTAACAGTCCTTCGCGAGATTGCGAAATATCGCAGCCATTCCCCACACAACAGCATATCGCGTCTCGTCTCATCTGTTCTGAGATGAGAACCTAACATAATGACCCCTTTTTAATTTAAAAGATGTAAGGAGGAAATATTCAATGGTGTTAAATAAAACAACATTTTGCTTAGCGAGTTTGGTTGTGATTTTGGCATTCTGTTGCATCCCATCTTCCGCAATGGCTGCAGAATTCAGCACTACCACGGATCGAAGTTCTGCGGATGGTATTCAAGTTGAAGATCGGAGTAAACTGACTACCAAGATCGGTAAAGAGTCTGCAGAGGCGAAAGTCACTGGTCACGCCGTTGAGTTTCCGACAGAGAAGCGGATCTCGAAAGATGGCTACCTCGTTATCGCCACAAACATCGCTGGCTCCTGCATCGCTAAGCCACCCGGCTCCGATAAAGATGAACCCAAGGCAAATGAGCGGACTCCTGCTCAGTTGTTGTATAACGTCATTGAAGTAGCACTGCCGAACTTGGAAACCTTCCTCTCTAACGGTGGCACGATTGATGTCGTGGGTCCTGAAAAAGTGGTCATCAGCGAAATCATGTGGGGTTCGGATGCGAGTCTGAAACCCAATAACAACAGCCAGTGGATTGAGTTGAAGAACAAGTCTGGCAAAAGTTTGTTGACGGGTGATGGCGACTACAAGTTGATATTCTACGGACCGAATGAGACCCCAATAGCGAAATCTGCAGGAGTTATGGATCGTGTTGGCACCATCGATGGGAAGGGTGTGTATTGGTCGATCATCGGTAAAGGTCAGAGTGGTCGGACGGGTGTAGATGAACAACCAAGCACATTAGCGGCACTCGTTCCAACACAGGCGATCATCTCGATGTATCGTGTTGCGGATGCGAAAGGCTTGCCGATGGACGGTCAGATGGCGAGTTCTTGGATGCAGTCCACACCGCCAGCCGTCAACTTTGATGTCAATAAAGTTGGTGTCCGAATCGGTAGTCCCGGTGCCGCACGGATTATTACGGCAGCAGAAGCCGCTGCAACAGTCGCTGCTGAAAAGGCAAAAGCTGAAGCCGCAGCGAAAGCCGCTGATACGTCTGTCTCAATACCGAAGGTCGGTCAAATCTACATCAGCGAGATTATGGTCGCTGGTGGTGGCACGCTGCCACAGTGGATTGAAATCTCCAACGGTTCTCGGACAGAGCAGGTCAACCTGAGTGGTTGGACGATTACTGTTGATAACGCCGCATCGGATGCCGATGTTTCTGTCGGTGCGTCTATCGAGTTCACGATCCCAGAGGGAACCCGAATCGATCCGAGTGGTCAGAACGATACACCCTCAACAGTTCTTGTTGTCACCGAAGCAGGTCGTAATAACCTCGACGGTAAGATAGCATCGGGGCAAGTGCTGAATCTTTGGGCAGCGAATCAGGCGGAACTGATTTTGGCAGGTGTGACGAAACGTCGTTATTCGTTGTTGAGTGATATGGCGTTCCAAATCACACTGGCACCGCCAGAACCGAAAAAGGCTACACCACGAACAGATGAAACAGATGATGCGAAGGCAAAGCGTCTGGTTGCTGAGAGGGTAGCTGCGAACGCACATGCAGATGCCACGGATGCGGTGGGGAACCTCGGAGCGGATGGTGCCGCTGCTTGGGCATTGCCAATGATCGAGGCAGGCGGACGGAGTTCGATTCTCCGTAGACACGTTCCTGTTTCTTTCGGTCCTGCTAAGCCAAAAGATGGTACGATGATGGATTCCTGGATGCTCGCATCCGAGACGGATTTCGGACAAATAACACATATCAAGGCACAAAGCTACTATGGTGCTATAAACGATATTGGTACCCCTGGCTTCCGTGCGGGTGGCGCGTTGCCTGTTGAACTTTCACACTTCCGTCCTGAACGCCAGAAAGACACTGGTCAAGTGGTGATTACATGGTCGACACAGTCCGAGCTGAACAACGCTGGATTCTTCATCAAGAGGAGTCAGCAGCGTGACGGCGAGTTCAAGGTCATCAATGCAACGATGATCGCTGGTGCGGGCACAACGAGTGAGAAACAGTTCTATACCTACACGGATACAACTGCGCAACCGAATGTCGTCTATTACTACCAGATAGAAGATACTTCTCTTGATGGGAATCGTCAGACCTTGACGCGTGGCCTCCACCTGAAAGGGCATGTCAGTGCTGCGGGTAAAGCGACGACGACGTGGGGCGATTTGAAGACATCAAATCAATAAGTAGTAGCAACAACAAGGTTATTTCACGGATATTTCTAACTAACCTACCCAAAACAATAGGGCGATGGACTTCGGTTCATTGCCCTATTGTTTTTTTATCGTTGTCAGCGGTCAGCGGTCAGTTTCCATCAGCAAGAGGGTGGAACTTCACCAGGACCCCAGGCCCGGTAGGTGCGGAATGTAATACAAGGAACGGATTTAGTCTATCCCCAGTCTAAATCCCCCAACCGCGCCATAGGTGTCAATTTAGGGTTTCCAAGGTCCCGTAGGTTGGGTAGAGCGGAACCGAAAAGCGGGTGTGGCGCTCCAAATACGCGTCAAATACACCCTGTCGTCATCTCCACTCAACACCACAGTGAAACCCAACTTCATCGTGCCAGAATCCGGGACATTTCGCAACAAAACGTTGGGTTTCACTCGGTCTTTGCGTACATACGATGGTATATGGCACTTGAAGTAACTTTGGGTTGTCAAGATTCCGCTCCTCAACGCCGTTCAACCCAACCTACGGGCAGCACGTTCTTAAATTGACGGCTATGGAGTGGCATGTGTATAGGAACGTGTAGAATTTCGCTTGACTTATAGAGGAGAAAGGGATAAAATCAATAGAATACAACAGTGGAAAAGCGTTGACCTGTTATCCTCCGCCATGATATAATAGTGTTAGACTTTACTGGATGCGGTTGAATCTCGCCGCTGTAAAACACACGTACAAAACATAATATCGCAAAAGATTATTAAATTATTGCAAATCGGAAGGAAATATACGTATGCTCGCAACTGTCCTCAGCAGTGCAATGCTGGGAATTGATGCTTATATCGTGAAAGTTGAAGTAGATGTTGCCGGTGGAATGCCGTCTTTCAGCACTGTTGGCTTACCGGACAACGCCATCAAAGAGAGTCGGGATCGGGTTACCGCCGCTATTAAGAACTCCGGCTTCTACTTCCCGCCTACCCGAATCACGGCAAATTTAGCACCTGCGGATATCCGAAAAGCGGGATCGGCGTTTGATCTTCCCATTGCAATCGGTGTCATGGCAGCTACCAATCAAGTAAATCTCGCCAGACTTGAAAGCGCAGTAATTTTGGGCGAACTGGCACTTGACGGAAGCATTCGTGGTATACAAGGTGGACTCCCTATCGCCATTTCCGCAAAAGAGAACGGCATCCGAGATATCATCTTGCCTGCTGAAAATGCAAAAGAGGCAGCGATCGTGGAAGGTGTGAACGTCTATCCGGTCACAAACTTAGCAGAGACTGCTGCATTCCTCAATTCGGATAAAGAGATCGTGCCAGAACCGCACTCCCTCAGCATTAACGGACACAACGCGCATTCTGAAGCGCATCTTGACCTACTCGACGTGAAAGGACAGGAACACGTTAAGCGCGCCATCGAAGTCGCTGCCGCAGGTGGGCATAACCTCATCATGATTGGCCCGCCCGGTTCTGGAAAGACAATGATCGCGAAGCGTATTCCGTCGATTCTGCCGAAACTATCTATGGACGAATCCTTAGAAACGACGAAAATCCAAAGTATCATTGGTATCCTGCCGAGTGATACACCCTTGGTGGTGACACGCCCGTACCGTTCACCACATCATACAATTTCAGACGCAGGTTTAATCGGCGGAGGAAAAATACCGCGTCCTGGTGAGGTGAGTCTCGCGCACAACGGTGTGCTTTTTTTAGATGAACTCCCCGAATTCCG is from Candidatus Poribacteria bacterium and encodes:
- a CDS encoding recombinase family protein — encoded protein: MTTLGYCRVSGKGQAEALASQVACVQKQYPEAEIIRDFGSGINFKRKGLISLLERVLRGDKLRVVVAHRDRLARFGSEVIQFLVEQNGGEVVVLDQNICS
- a CDS encoding transposase, with amino-acid sequence QYYQTQLDTALEHQDTPTTFKKLVPIVFAGLPEWHTETPRQIKVGAVMDACQAVKTAKIKCKETGEFQKVSFRSRKRKQTLYLRADSLKKDGCYVRLLGEMKMAE
- a CDS encoding transposase codes for the protein KAANRIKVKIRNLIDELHKKIAHFLVTNFDIILLPTFETKQMTKRGARKLREKSVRQMLTLSHYRFKTFLKHKALEYGVRVIDVCEAYTSRTVSWTGEIVANLGGSKVIQSSEGHRMDRDLNGARGIFMKTVARALTVRPYL
- a CDS encoding DUF1844 domain-containing protein, with translation MEENTTQEEAQQIPPVDFMSYLTNLVETGRLYLEGIPNPETNEVVTNFPLVKHIIDTIEMLEEKTKGNLTAPEANFLANTLYELRMNYVRAINRQETITQQAGKTEETEEEVSTDNIENPS
- a CDS encoding HEAT repeat domain-containing protein — encoded protein: MKFYHGTTLSSARGIIENGFRPRGGAVWFTNQKGYAKNRAEHKARRKNGRPVVITTELDVEKFRTHLSPGKVQVRGGIIAVNEHLSIQLLQSNLFELLACPVALAQWVNRQLGFYSHNGVSQNHWGVVRLAHWMNNRMQAGTGNRIDRQEFFTKGKQWLPAFFERIPFSPEVLPIQHLQNDTIAVNVLYPDTQEKPGQLVKVDTHYTKAISDISDQNPKRRIRGLQFLEKIGTEDLFDWCVLHLEDESVDVVCNALRIMQRCDDGYIAPILTHAESKDKRIRASALAALAKHTPDDAERWFERGLKDPEACVRMEVARLLSILDRTEHRDLFDIARHDPNPAVKRSAKKQH
- a CDS encoding potassium channel protein, yielding MNYQRKILFAMALLIGLLGTGTVGYLFLERDNPEGEWQFLDAIYMTVITLTTVGYSNMGMSDAGRIFTLFLLIGGFGVFTYSVTVATAFLIEGQLQSFFRLQKMVRTVDKLSNHYIVCGLGDTGVHVLDEMLKAEVNFVGIEFEEERLIHLSDTRNFLYLHGDATDDELLIRAGIERAKGLVTCLSRDQDNVFVVISARKLNPRLRIASKAVEDNSPGKLITAGADEVVLPDHIGGLRLASGILQPQLVGFLENITQNQDGAQFTESIIREGSPLDGISLKAASIKEQTGLVVVAIHDNDGTFLYNPPEDMKIAAGDALLVIANQKQLHTLHKLTGDSSERK
- a CDS encoding lamin tail domain-containing protein, with translation MVLNKTTFCLASLVVILAFCCIPSSAMAAEFSTTTDRSSADGIQVEDRSKLTTKIGKESAEAKVTGHAVEFPTEKRISKDGYLVIATNIAGSCIAKPPGSDKDEPKANERTPAQLLYNVIEVALPNLETFLSNGGTIDVVGPEKVVISEIMWGSDASLKPNNNSQWIELKNKSGKSLLTGDGDYKLIFYGPNETPIAKSAGVMDRVGTIDGKGVYWSIIGKGQSGRTGVDEQPSTLAALVPTQAIISMYRVADAKGLPMDGQMASSWMQSTPPAVNFDVNKVGVRIGSPGAARIITAAEAAATVAAEKAKAEAAAKAADTSVSIPKVGQIYISEIMVAGGGTLPQWIEISNGSRTEQVNLSGWTITVDNAASDADVSVGASIEFTIPEGTRIDPSGQNDTPSTVLVVTEAGRNNLDGKIASGQVLNLWAANQAELILAGVTKRRYSLLSDMAFQITLAPPEPKKATPRTDETDDAKAKRLVAERVAANAHADATDAVGNLGADGAAAWALPMIEAGGRSSILRRHVPVSFGPAKPKDGTMMDSWMLASETDFGQITHIKAQSYYGAINDIGTPGFRAGGALPVELSHFRPERQKDTGQVVITWSTQSELNNAGFFIKRSQQRDGEFKVINATMIAGAGTTSEKQFYTYTDTTAQPNVVYYYQIEDTSLDGNRQTLTRGLHLKGHVSAAGKATTTWGDLKTSNQ
- a CDS encoding YifB family Mg chelatase-like AAA ATPase translates to MLATVLSSAMLGIDAYIVKVEVDVAGGMPSFSTVGLPDNAIKESRDRVTAAIKNSGFYFPPTRITANLAPADIRKAGSAFDLPIAIGVMAATNQVNLARLESAVILGELALDGSIRGIQGGLPIAISAKENGIRDIILPAENAKEAAIVEGVNVYPVTNLAETAAFLNSDKEIVPEPHSLSINGHNAHSEAHLDLLDVKGQEHVKRAIEVAAAGGHNLIMIGPPGSGKTMIAKRIPSILPKLSMDESLETTKIQSIIGILPSDTPLVVTRPYRSPHHTISDAGLIGGGKIPRPGEVSLAHNGVLFLDELPEFRRNVLEVMRQPLEDRQVTISRASASLTYPANFMLIAAMNPCPCGFFSDPTRDCKCSPNQIQNYVSRISGPLLDRIDIQVEVPAVKYSELANETTGEPSAHVQERVEKARQAQQQRFADTVIHANANMESKQIREYCKIDSQAQDLLRIAINQLGLSARAYDRILKVARTIADLDGNPHIEAIHVSEAIQYRSLDRSFWKK